The DNA sequence aTGTTATGCTAGCAAGTAATGTTAGGATGTGAGAGCTTTTAATAAAATGTGAAAAAGCCTTGTTCTTTTAACACAACAGGTACAGCAACAGGTTCCATTCCATCGCTCATCTCTACTCCATTGGGAAGTCAGCAGAGGACCGTGAGCTCTACGTCATGGTGATATCAGACAACCCCACCGTCCACGAGCCAGGTATGGATGTGTTTTGGTGTCACTGGAGCTCCAGAAGAGACTATTAACTCTAAAGCAATGCCTTCAATCTACGGCTGTGTGGTTTATGTTGATCTAACTTCTTACAGTAACTGGATTGTGTTCATACACAGAAATTCATAGTCTAAAACAAATAGCAGTTTTTCCTGTAAAAGATCCTGATATTATTGCTTCAGCTCAATGATCTCGTAGCTTCATATCCTTTTGAATGTGGGGGTACTCACTCTTATCTGCAGGCCCATTACAGCATTTTATTTTTTCAATAGTGGGTGGCCTAGAAATTACAGTGCAAGGATAAGGAGGGTTTTCAAATGAATGGTGTGCTTTAGTTTAATTGAGTGTGAATTTGTTCAGGAGACTTCCGCCCTCATTCTCTCCCAGCCGACTCTGCCCTACTTCTCTTTTAATAGCACTTacactttaaaaaatgtattttcccactATTTTCTCCCCTTTAGGTGAACCAGAGTTCAAGTATATAGCTAACATGCATGGAAACGAGGTGGTGGGACGCGAGCTGCTCCTCAACCTCATTGAGTACCTGTGCCATAACTATGGCAGCGACCCTGAGGTCACCCAGCTGGTCAACACGACCCGGATACACATCATGCCTTCCATGAACCCGGATGGTTATGAGATTGCcagggagggtaagagaggaatgtgtgtgtggggtctaTTTGTGAAAGATGTTGCCTGTCCACAATAAAAATACAATGTACCCCTAAATTAAGACATTAAACATGATTACCAGTAGCATAAAGTCAGTGGTCCCCCCCCCctcttactcttgaaagttgtaatagtatcCGCACAAGGAGCAATTTAGAAATTGGGAAGTGCATCATCAGTTTGTCTCTTCTCATGTCAGTCATTgtataccttagagagctatttataatttGGAAGAAATGTCCAGttgatcaactagcccatgtcagatTTTTTAGCTAGGTTTTTTAGCACATAGATTTGTTGTGTTAGGgttttatttttcagagtaaaaaacccacggacactagagaagctttaaccaagtttaatttaGGTCGGAGCTCttgaaagaggcccgagttcacaacttggaattctgagttggataaCCAAAAGGTATTTCCGcagtcggagcttgttttttCCAGTTGTtgtccagttgtcttgaacgcggcagaagtcatgctggattgacagcatggccaatgttttcaaccttttctggcccatggtgttgcatgtgaatgtttatccgtttaagcttggaaaagagaaccttaaacccagacttggaccacacacccactccactgactagcaggctagtgattgctttgcaacgcttgATTCATTccaaaccagtcattgttgaatttgcgatttccaacttgttgtgtaatgttgatGTCCAATTGAGCACTGATACATTTTGTCTATAATTTCTATTCATAAGGATTGAAAAGAATTTgtcagtagattgttgacttgattctcgatgatgactgcttgtctagctaagATTTTGTTGTTCTTTTGCTCTCGCAGGGGATGTCAGAGGGTACACGGGACGCAACAACAGTAACAACTTTGACCTGAACCGTAACTTCCCTGACCAGTTTACTACCATAACTGAACCCAGGCAGCCAGAGACCATCGCTGTGATGAACTGGCTCAAGAGTTATCCCTTTGTACTCTCAGCCAACCTACATGGAGGTAAGCCCTAAGCTCTCCCATTTTTCAAtgtttataaaaaatgtatattgTATTCTCATTGGTTATTTCCTCTCTGCCCACTACAGGGTCATTGGTGGTCAATTACCCATATGATGATGACAAGCAGGGACGAACGGAGTACAGCAAGTGTCCTGATGACAAGGTCTTTAAACAGGTGGCCAGATCCTACTCTCAGGTCAGTGGACTTCAACACACAATTTGGGTCCTTATATCACTCCActtactaaatatattcatgcaGTTGTGAAGTTGTTTATtacgttaataaaaacattggACAGTTGTTGATAAGTTTACTGTTTCAATTCTGCTGTTTGTATTGCATTGTCACCTTttcccttttgtgtgtgtgtgtgtgtgtgtgtgtgtgtgtgtgtgtgtgtgtgtgtgtttttgtgtgtgtgtgtgtgtgtgtgtgtgtgtgtgtgtgtgtgtgtgtgtgtgtgtgtgtaggaaaatGCTCTGATGCACAAAGGACACCCTTGTGAGGACCTTTACCCATCGGCGTTCTTTGAGGACGGCATCACCAATGGCGCCAACTGGTACAATGTTCCCGGTATGTGCCTTCCCATGCCAATACACACACTAAGAGGAACAATGTGTGTATCTGACTTCTCTTTGTGTTCTCTCGCCAGGTGGGATGCAGGACTGGAACTACCTGAACACTAACTGTTTTGAGGTGACCATAGAGTTGGGCTGTGTGAAGTACCCTAAGGCCCAGCACCTGCCTTTGTACTGGGACCAGAACCACAGAGCCTTACTGCAGTACATCCACCAGGTCAGCATATTTACATACTGTCCTTCACTATGCTATCATTCGCTCAttcattcatctctccctctcaaaaaataaataaatgtaaatgtatcatttctctctttccctttgcTCATTTACTTTGTCTCAAATGCACCAACTTGAATTTGAGGTATTCatcctctgtgtatgtgtgtgtgtgtccctctgcaGGTCCACAGAGGAGTAAAGGGCATGGTGATAGACATTAAAGATGGTACAGGCATCCCTAATGCCACCATCATGGTGGAGGAGATCGATCATCCAATCACAACCAACCTAGCTGGAGACTACTGGAGACTTCTGGTCCCTGGGACATATCACCTCACCGCCTCTGCACGGGGGTGAGAGACAGAACCGTAGAAGTAACTGAGATAAATTAGAGGGTTAACCCCACCCTAACCCATAGAAACAGAACTAGAATGAACAACCTTCTATGCCCTaaacctccctccccttcttctcaGGTACAACTCAGTAAAGATCTACGCGACAGTGccagaggagggggtggagctgGTAGACTTCCGGCTGACGCGGGTGCGTTCGGAGCCCAATGGCCAGGCCCCCAAGGATCCTGGAGCCACCCAGGACCCTGCAGAGGTGGTGTTCCAGAGCTTCATTAAGGACCTGTCTCTGGGCCAGGGGCTGGAGCAGCTGGTTCAGAGTACCATCACAGAGAGCAGCTTCAGATACAGACGCTACAAAGAGCTGTCAGAGTTCCTGAGGGGTTTGACGCTCAACTTCCCCAAGATCACCTCCCTGCATAGGTAGGCCTGAGttatgacccctgacctctaaaccCTAACCTGATGTCTAACATCTAGACCTTAATTTCCCTAAGAGGACCTCCCTGCAAAGGTAGGCTGGCCCGAgttatgacctctgacctcctcaTCAAATGTCACCTCCCTGTACAGgttaaccctgacctctaacccctagagTTACTGCCCTTAATCAAAATAATTTAGCTTGTCATGCAAAAAAAGATGTGTATATGTATtatcacatacaccagataggtgtagtgaaatgtgttgttttacaaggtCTGCCATGGTGGTAAGGTGCCCAAGGAACAAATTAGggttatgtgccttgctcaagggtacatcgacagatttttcaccttgtcggcatgggtattcgaaccagcgacctttcggttactggcccaacactctaaccggtAGGCTACCTGCCCACCTGTACCCCTAATGGCTAACCTCAAAACCTCTCCTCCAAATGGTTGGAATTACAGTCTACGTGTCATTGCAGAAGAGTCCGCTAGGTAATAATCTACAGTGGAATTGATAATAACATGCATTCTTCTGTCTAGTTTGGGCCAGAGTGTGGAGTACAGGACCATCTGGGCCTTGGAGATTTCCAACAAACCAGACGAGCCTGAAACGGCCAAGCCCAAGATACGCTTGGTGGGAGGTATCCATGGCAACGCCCCCGTTGGCACAGAGCTCCTGCTGGAGTTCGCTGCCTTCCTCTGCATCAACTACGACAAGAACCCCACCATCACCAGGGTGAGATGATTTATCTGATATGTTTTTACTACACCAATCATAACTATAGTGCCTAGTGAAATTATTCACACCCTTGCACAGTTGTGTTGCCTTAAAATGACTAAAGTTTCATACAATTTTGATATTTTTATCGACCACACTTTAAAAAGGAAACAAAACTTGCAAAAAAGTTTAGATATTCTAAAATAAAAAAGCTCCCTTTAAATATAACTGATGTCCTGTTCTACCCCTCATTCCTCTttatccttctccctcttctctccacagttGATTAATGAGACGCGGATCgtcatccttccctccatcaacCCAGATGGACGAGAGCTGGCCAGAGAGAAACAGTGCACCTCTACTGTGGGCATGACCAACACACACGGGAAAGATCTGGACACTGACTTCTTTGGTCAGTACCTGCTGTGGTTGGTGTATAGACGGagatgtttgtgttgtgtgtgtacttGCTTGCCCATACATGTTTGatggtgtcctgtctgtgtgtgctgctgTTGTAGGTAATGCCTCCCAGCGGGTGGTGGAGGCTCAGCCAGAAACCAGGGCAGTGATGGACCTGATCTTAGAGAGGGGCTTCACACTCTCTGTAGCCCTGGATGGAGGCTCCCTGTTGGCTACTTACCCCTACGACAAGCCTGTACAGCCAGGTAGAAACATGGGGCTCCAAATATAGAATACTACAAATCTATCAAATAAATAGTTAACTAATAGTGTACTTTCTTTCAGTTGAAAATGAGGAAACTCTGAAGTACTTGGCCAATGTGTATGCCAGCAACCATCCCAAGATGCACCTGGGGGATACGGGATGTCCAAGCAATGGCCAGAGTATGTACCAACAGCACCACATTCCAAGTGGTGAATTGGAAAAGATGGCTTATATACATCTATTGACTCCTATGTTtcatccttctcttctcctctctccccagtggGTAACATCCCAGGTGGAGTACTCAGGGCAGCAGAGAGACAAAGTCACATGGGCAGTATGAAGGTATGTTTCATACCCTACTTCCTAATGCTATATCTCTTGTTCTGTCACCTGGCCCAAAGAGGCATCTGCTTGTTGAGTCCTGGAACAACACGACTTCCACTGCTAAGTCTGTATTTAACTTCAACTAACTGTGTAAGAGCCTGATCAATTGTTTGATTTTAAAGTACAGTAGCCATTCTGGACTAAGCTTTACTGGTCGTCAATATGGCTATTCTGATGTGTCTGTCCTGtcccgtctgtctgtcctgtcctatcctgtctTTTTAGGACTTCAGTGTGGACTTTGGCCACTGTCCAGAGATCACGGTGTATACAGGCTGCTGTCTGTTTCCCCCGGCCAATCAGCTGGCCACGCTGTGGGCTGAGAATAGGAAGGCACTGCTCAGCATGCTGGTGGAGGTCAGTAACCCTTGACCTCTGACCTGGGGTCATGTAATACAAATGCATTCATTAAGTTTACAAATGCTTTGAGTTATTGAGTGTGtttgataataataattaatGCATTTCGGGGCTCCAATTGGTTACTAATCAAACGCGTTTGTTTGATACATTATTGAATGCATTTATGGCATACATGTGCAGGTATTGCCACAGAAGATGAAATTAACATAATATTACTTAGTCTATTACATTATTACAATATTACATTATCTTCATGCGATAGACTAGCATCCTGTTTAGGGGTTATACTTGttctgtacatcaagctgccttaCGCTACAGTAACAGGATATAGGCACCTGCCCTATTGGCCGTTCTGGCTTGGACAAGGCTACTTAATTTTTGTTCTGTGTACTTTACATTcaatctgtgtttctgtctctccctcaggtCCATAAAGGTGTGCGTGGCATGGTGAAGGATAAGAGTGGGAAGCCCATCGTGGGGGCCATGATCGTGTTGAACGGAGGTGTGAGGGTGTTCACTGCAGAGGGAGGCTACTTCCATGCTCTTCTGGCACCAGGAAACCACAACATAGAGGCTGTGGCTGATGGCTACCAGCAACAACGGCAGGAGGTGGTTGTGTCGTCATATGAAGCTGCCAGCTCCATCATCATAGAGTTTGACATGGACAACCGCATTTTTGGTCTGCCTCGAGAGTTTGTTGTGGCTACTGCAGGTAAGCATGAGGATAACTGTTTTTTTGGAGATGTTACCTTTTGTGTAATGTTGCCAGATGATTGCAGAgacttcttaaaaaaaaaaacattttagtcattggatccggcaggtagcctagtgtttagagcgttggccagtaatcgaaaggttgctagatcaaattcttggttcttaactgacttgcctagttaaataaaggtacaaaataaaaaataaaaatttaagtaaaaaaaaaaatatttaaaaataaataatatatatatatattttatatattatatattttatttagcatctgttaaatatatatatatatatatatatatatataataataaaaaaaaaatatatttaaaatatatatatatattaaaaaaaaaatatatttaaaaaaatatatatatttaaaaaaaaatatatttaaaaaaaaaaaaatatatatatatttttaaaaatatatatatatatattaatttttttttatatatatatatatatatatatatatatatatttaaaaataaatatatatatttaaaaatatatatttaaaataaataaataaaatatatatatatttagcagatgcccttatccagagcaattagggttaagtgtcttgctcaagggcatatcgAGAGATTTTTCATGTAGTCGGCCCGGGGATTATTGTAGGGAGTAAAACAAGGTGAATAAGTTACATTTTGTAGGTTTTTAGGACATATGTTTGTTTTGTGCCTCTGCCTCATATTTATATATGCTTGTCTCTCTTATCTCCTTCCCTGCAGCGGCCTCCATGACGGCCCTGGTGGTGACAGCCTGTATCATCTGGTGTGTGTGCTCTGCTAAATCCAACCAGCAGAAGGATGGTTTCCACCGGCTGCGGCAGCACCGTGACGATTACGAGGACGAGATTCGCCTTACCTCCATGGGCTCCAAGAAGTCCCTGCTCTCCAACGAGTTCCAGGATGAGAGCGAAAGCGATGAGGACACGCTCTACGCCAACGCCAACAAACTCTGAGATCCCACATACATATATACTATAGACATACATACATGGCCAACCTGGGtcctattcattaggcaccaaacagattAAAACGGACTGAAACAGAAACGCTTGTTTTTACTTTGTTGTTcgaaaacattttgctacagtgtgcccaAATGAATACGACCCTCTTGTTAGTACTTGGCAATTCCACAttaacagagtgatgctgagactccGATTTAACACTTtaaaacaaaaaccaatgattgcaaagttgaACACACTGTAAAACTcgatgcacaaggactacttttaaccatTTCCATAGAACATTTTACAataacacatttacttgaagaacagtgcagatacAAAGTTTGTAGCAGAATTACAGTTTGTGCTGTTGGGGCCATCAttctgtttacatttttttattatgttcTGTGGAAATTGTATTAGATTTAGAGTGTATAGTTTTtgtttgaaatacattttaaagtgaaaaatcggaGTCTCAccctgttactgtggaattgcgcTACTACTACTGCCCCTCCCTGTGACTGTTGAGTTGGCCGTTGTTGTGCTCTGTGGCTCTGCTCTACTGGAGAGGACGAGGTGGAGCAGGGAGTGCTTGTTCTTGTCCATCCCTATATGATTCTCCAGGTCCCATTTGCCTGTCCTCCTCCTGCCCACCAGAGAGCGCTGTTTCAGAGACCACAACAGTCCTCTATGGCTGGTGTCCAAGCTGAATCGTCCAAATTAACACCTGCTTTGCTCTGTTTACAGATGCACACTAAAGGTCTAGTGGAGCTGGGcaaccttttttttttcttcatgcacgcaacacacacatgcacacttttGCAGTTAGCCACTCATCAACCTGTCCATATATTTATTTGATACCTATACTTGGAACTAGTACCAATTAATATACCAATTGCAGTCATTTGAAATTATTAAAGAAATGTCTGTTTCTCAAGGTTTTTGTCCATGTTGTCACAGTCCAGTTAGCCAGTCTTTCAGAGGGAGCATCAAACACAGTGCCTTGGCTGATGTAGAGTTAGACACGCCACTCTCTTTTAGGGCTACAGTACAGAAgcgtggtggtgtggatactagaTATACTAGAATCTTGTCCAGATTATGGTCTAGTACAGATTATGATCTGTGATCCATCATATACTCAGGTGATATGGAAGACATTAGTCATCCAGGATTCATCCAGGGGTCTGGAGTATTTTAAGAGATGCACTCTTTCAGAGCAGAAGACTTACAATGGGCCGGGTTCACAGGCTGCATGTGTTTTCACTTCTATTGCCCTCTGCTTATTCATGTGCCCTCTTGAACATACAGCACAAGGCCCTCTGCATTTTACTACAAGCACTGTATGTTAAATACAAATACAAGATTCCCCATTTAATTGTTCAGGGAAAGCAGTTTGAAATAGATGCAAATACTGTAAATCACAAATGGATggttttcttaatgtttttccaTTTGAAAGAGAATCTATGCTTTTTCTTTCTACACACGTTTCATATCTCAAAATTACCCTTAAGATGGCAAATTACTTTGCCATGCTTTAATAATCAGCCGCACATATAGATGTATATTTTGTTGTAATTTACTTGTATTTTTCTTTTCATGCATTCATGATTTATTTGTACAAATCATAATTCTATCAAATCCTTGTGCTAGATGTCAACCCTACATTACTGAATAAGTGCAGAATGTCTGCTCTAGAACCATCCAGCAGTTGTGGGAGAGTGTTTAGAGAGGAGGGCATCTTCCTCtacaacagtggtcaccaaccctggTCATGAGGAGTATAAGGTGTGCAGACTTTTGTTCCAGTCCAACACTAACCCTCCCAATTCTACTCTCATCAAGATCTTTTTGAGTAGTTGGTTAGTCGAATCAGTtatgttagtgctgggctggaacaaaacccTGTACGCTATGTAGTTTTCCAGGACCAGGGTGAAGGACCACTAGTCTACAGGGGTGTCTGACTCCTAACTATCATCTCAGTTGCACATAATCAATATTGTAGCAACGCCAGGTAATCTTAGGGGGAGAAAGTAAGTTATTTTTCTATTTGTTTTACATTGTGTGtttgagagggatggagagtgttATCTGAATGGATGTTGGGGTTTTGATGTAAATGGTTATTTGTGTTTCTTTTTATATGAAACTGAATTGATTGTAGATAATGAACTGTTGCCAAgtttatttgaatgagaaaaATAAGTGCAATTCATGTTAACCCTGACTACAACACACATTTTATAACAAACCAACCTGTTATGTTGTATGTTGTGATATGACAGACATGCTAACATGAACACTTCAAGACATTGATGAATTAAACAATATGGAAAGAAAATGAATTATGTCCTAATTTGTTGCTTTGACACTGCTCTCATCTTTTATCAACCAGATTATACTGTATCTGTCATTCAGCAGCAACATGGCAGCAAAATGTTAAAGCTGAATTGTAGCATTTTCTATTGACCCACCATTGCCACTAGGGGACAACCAATGAATTAATGTTTTGTATGAAGACAATTTGCATGGTGGCTGCTGTGAGGTGAATAATGTGTTACTGCAGATTAGGTTTAGCCAATTTAATAGACTGGATTTTGAGATGTCAAAATGCTGTTGTTTGTGTGCAGACTACTAGCATTTGCCATTTTATTTTTATGGGAAGGGGAAGCGGAATGTTGAGAGAATTGGACCAGTTTCACAGCATTCCtcattgcttctgtggacagttTATCTGAAAGAAGGCATTCAAGGCAACATATCTTCTACTGGCAGATGTGGTCTGTAGCTGTCTTTCTCACACAATCATTCCGCTATCAATTACTGTCTACGAGGCTTTATATACACCGTTTTTTGTTCCCAAGATGCTGACCAGTTTGTCAATGGATGCCGCACATGACTAGATAACCGCACCGGGAGGCGCATTTGTAGTGTGGTAGGAGTTCTCAAATTCCATGTCCTGTAGGTGGGCCGTGCGTCAGCTGATGACGTTGGACAACAAAAATGGCAGGAGGAAGCAGCAACTACTGGGAAGGTGAGGTGGCAAACTGGCACAACTAGGGTGCGATCAGACAGCTATTTGATACATTTGCAACGATGTTTGGTAAATTTGAACGGGGTTTACATGCCAAAAGTGTTGTCAAATTTGGAGCAAATCTACACGCCGTTGGGTCGGGTGGCCTGTCCACGAGCTCAGCTAGCTAATGTTGGTTAGCCTAGCGAGTTACCTTCAAATATCTtgtaactagctagctgtttTAGATTCGttgtatagttagctagctaacgaaaTAAAAATGTAGGTAGCTAAATTGTGATTTCAATTTCACCTAGCTAGTTATTTAGTTATCAATATGTGCAGCCAACGTTAGCCAAATTATGTTTGTGTGCTAACGTTAGTTGGTTAGCCAGCCAAGTTATTTTGTCAACAGCAGCAGGATGATTAGAGAAGTGCTGcctgattgtttttttttttgtctccacTTAGCTGACGTTAACTACCTACCACTATTGTATAGATGGCTAATTGAATAAGGTACTTATGTTCAGAAAAAGTTGGATGTTTAACTAACGTTTATATGAAAAAGACAGCAATACAACATATTATTAATATGACTCATTAGCTATGTTGATTAGTCTTTCTGTAGGCTTAGATTACTGTTGATGCCAACCCTGTTTCTCAAttccaaactgtgtgtgtgttgtgtgttgcacATTCCAGATTTGCGAAAGCAGGCCAGGCAGCTGGAGAATGAGTTGGACCTGAAGCTGGTGTCTTTCAGTAAACTGTGTACAAGCTACAGCAGCTCCAGAGATGGCCGTCGAGGAGACAGGTAAGACTAAAACCAGTTCCATTTAGACGAGTGCCCAGTCCCATTCAAGTTTCTAGCCCCTTCCTCTAGATCCTAGCCCTCTACACCTTCGGGGCCAGTTTCCCAAACAGAGATTAAGCCTTTTCCTGGACTATaaagcactttcaatggagattctctttTAAACATGCTTTTTCTTGGTGTTCATGGATCTGATTGGACTGATAGGTGTTACAAATATGGTGATACAGTACCTCCACCAAGCCCACATGTTGAGAGTCCTAATGGCCTCCTTGTCTTCCTCTCCGCGCTATAGCAACTCAGATACTGCTCCCCTCCTCAACAACTCAACGCAGGACAGAATGTTTGAGACCATGTCTGGGGAGATTGAACAGCTGCTGGCCAAAGTAAGACTAAACACCAAATAATTTTATTCAGCTTCACTATCATAGGCATGTCAACATGGTTGAATCTtgcattgtgtgtatgtgtactgatggtgctttgtctctcagctcacAGGTGTAAATGACAAGATGGCTGAGTACACCAGCACCCCGGGGGTGACGTCCCTTAACGCAGCCCTGATGCACACGctccagagacacagagacatcttGCAAGTCTGTGCCTGTCTCTTACTCTTTctaccttttttctctctctctctctctctctctccctccctctttctttgtttctctccccttgtctcatCTCTTAGTCTTAACTTGAGATCCGCATGCATCATTTACATTTTCACTTAACTCCCATGGGGTTAATAGTTTTGCATCCCCTTAACTCCTGTTTTTTGTTGCTGTACCCAAGGACTACACTCACGAATTCCACAAAACCAAAGCTAACTTCCTTGCCATCCGGGAGAGAGAAGATTTGCTGGGGTCCGTCCGCAAAGACATTGAGTGAGTATCTCTCCCTCCGGCCATCCCTCCATATATCCTTTCTTACCATAAAATGTTTTACTGACTTGAAACAACagattgtttattttatttcaactGAAAAGGGTGATTGATAAAGCATATGATTATATTGATTTATTATGGTTCTGTATGTAAAAACACTCCCTCATTTGTCTCAAATTCCAAATCGATGTCAGTAAAAACAAAATAATAGAATACCAGTTCCTGTATACTATTTAGATGCTGAAGTTTATGTGAAAattaaaaataaaggttttagTGACATTTCACCCACTTTGGGTGGGATGACACAAGCATATATACATTGAACCTTTCTTTATAGGCACTTTCATACTCACCACATTTGCTGCTACTGCCTATTATCTATGCTGTTGCTTAGTAACTTTACTCCaacctatatgtacatagctacctcaattaaaTCGTACCCCTGCACGTCGAcacggtactggtactccctgtatatagccatgttattcagACCTGTGAAACCTTCAGGAATCATGTCCTCCGTGTTGGACTGGGCGACATGGCCAAAATGATCATATCGCTGTAGTTTTTCAATTATTTTACAGTATTTGATATTTCTGAATAATACAAGTTCTAAATATGCTTACTGGCGATTAAAAACGGGTGATTGCTATACTTTTTAGTCATtatttaatatttaaaaaatcaaatgCTTAAAATACCTTTTTTTGATAGTAAAGTAAAAATCCATACGGG is a window from the Oncorhynchus tshawytscha isolate Ot180627B linkage group LG14, Otsh_v2.0, whole genome shotgun sequence genome containing:
- the LOC112267012 gene encoding carboxypeptidase D, whose product is MATYLLEHRHTAPKLCVLLFVFLLFVVGPITALSVGEARLVRSNTFAEVEVEDYTKYYNYVEMTRRLKFMAMKYPYISNLSSIGQSVQGRELWVMRITKDPNADVPGKPKCKYVGNMHGDETISRQVLVYLVNYLLTRYGEDPRITELLTSTDIYIMPSMNPDGFERSREGDCSGDAGGRSNAKNMDLNRSFPDQFDKINVQQDDVPEVTAVIKWILEKKFVLSGNLHGGTVVASYPFDDSASHKMQGYYSSSVDDNLFKHLALTYAKNHPVMRTGEPKCPDTPDETFEDGIVNGAKWYDVPGGMQDYNYLNGNCLEITMELSCCKFPPASELKKEWDYNRESLIAYLEQVHIGVRGYVNEATNGTALPDASIMVAGINHNLTTAKFGDFYRLLLPGTYNITAIATGYMAMTVVGVQVVEGKATELNFTLAPLGNEPTGGITVPFTTTTVPTTTSVPTTTSVPTTTSDSTTIETSSTTSEMGTSGANESSTPQEARPPAQPEHQPIQPQDFRHHHYNDMELFLRMYSNRFHSIAHLYSIGKSAEDRELYVMVISDNPTVHEPGEPEFKYIANMHGNEVVGRELLLNLIEYLCHNYGSDPEVTQLVNTTRIHIMPSMNPDGYEIAREGDVRGYTGRNNSNNFDLNRNFPDQFTTITEPRQPETIAVMNWLKSYPFVLSANLHGGSLVVNYPYDDDKQGRTEYSKCPDDKVFKQVARSYSQENALMHKGHPCEDLYPSAFFEDGITNGANWYNVPGGMQDWNYLNTNCFEVTIELGCVKYPKAQHLPLYWDQNHRALLQYIHQVHRGVKGMVIDIKDGTGIPNATIMVEEIDHPITTNLAGDYWRLLVPGTYHLTASARGYNSVKIYATVPEEGVELVDFRLTRVRSEPNGQAPKDPGATQDPAEVVFQSFIKDLSLGQGLEQLVQSTITESSFRYRRYKELSEFLRGLTLNFPKITSLHSLGQSVEYRTIWALEISNKPDEPETAKPKIRLVGGIHGNAPVGTELLLEFAAFLCINYDKNPTITRLINETRIVILPSINPDGRELAREKQCTSTVGMTNTHGKDLDTDFFGNASQRVVEAQPETRAVMDLILERGFTLSVALDGGSLLATYPYDKPVQPVENEETLKYLANVYASNHPKMHLGDTGCPSNGQMGNIPGGVLRAAERQSHMGSMKDFSVDFGHCPEITVYTGCCLFPPANQLATLWAENRKALLSMLVEVHKGVRGMVKDKSGKPIVGAMIVLNGGVRVFTAEGGYFHALLAPGNHNIEAVADGYQQQRQEVVVSSYEAASSIIIEFDMDNRIFGLPREFVVATAAASMTALVVTACIIWCVCSAKSNQQKDGFHRLRQHRDDYEDEIRLTSMGSKKSLLSNEFQDESESDEDTLYANANKL
- the LOC112267022 gene encoding Golgi SNAP receptor complex member 1 isoform X3, with the translated sequence MAGGSSNYWEDLRKQARQLENELDLKLVSFSKLCTSYSSSRDGRRGDSNSDTAPLLNNSTQDRMFETMSGEIEQLLAKLTGVNDKMAEYTSTPGVTSLNAALMHTLQRHRDILQDYTHEFHKTKANFLAIREREDLLGSVRKDIETYKSGSGVNNRRTELFLKEHEHLRNSDRLMDDTISIAMATKENMTSQRGLLKSIQSRVNTLANRFPAINNLVQRLNLRKRRDSLILGGVIGVCTILLLLYAFH
- the LOC112267022 gene encoding Golgi SNAP receptor complex member 1 isoform X1, yielding MFDLRKQARQLENELDLKLVSFSKLCTSYSSSRDGRRGDSNSDTAPLLNNSTQDRMFETMSGEIEQLLAKLTGVNDKMAEYTSTPGVTSLNAALMHTLQRHRDILQDYTHEFHKTKANFLAIREREDLLGSVRKDIETYKSGSGVNNRRTELFLKEHEHLRNSDRLMDDTISIAMATKENMTSQRGLLKSIQSRVNTLANRFPAINNLVQRLNLRKRRDSLILGGVIGVCTILLLLYAFH